The sequence AGGCTGAGTCCTCGTCAGCTATTGGCTCAACTTCGATTGCAACGACTCCATATTTCTTTTCTTCTTCTTCACTGTAAAACTTCCTGTAGACTTGGACTCCTTCCTCTATGCTCTTTACGTTTGGGAGAACCCTTTCCAGCCCTTCTTTTTCGAGCATTTCTCTGAATGAAGAATAAACCCTCAAAGCCTTTACCCTCACCTTTAAACGTCCCTCAAAGTTTATTATGTCTCCCGGCTTTATCTGCCTTCGCTTTTCGTCGTATAGTCTCCCTTCAATCTTCTTCTTGCCCTCTTTTATCAGCTTCAGGTATTCCTCTTGGAG comes from Thermococcus aggregans and encodes:
- a CDS encoding ASCH domain-containing protein, translating into MEWEMGLQEEYLKLIKEGKKKIEGRLYDEKRRQIKPGDIINFEGRLKVRVKALRVYSSFREMLEKEGLERVLPNVKSIEEGVQVYRKFYSEEEEKKYGVVAIEVEPIADEDSA